The Blochmannia endosymbiont of Colobopsis nipponica genome has a segment encoding these proteins:
- a CDS encoding 2-oxo acid dehydrogenase subunit E2: MAIAMNMPDVGVNEVEIIEIMVKVGDFIKVGQSLMVVESDKASMDVPSTFTGVIESIPISVGDKIKTGSLIMFFDIKDNITKSMSDNNKNNLVSTFSQKNNQDKLMNIDYRGSSYIHATPLIRRMAREFGINLSHVKGSGHKGRILREDVQSYIKNSLDCNRFIFNSDLNCVANILHDISSSPDINFRKFGNVQEVKLNRVQKISGANLYRNWIMIPHVTQFDEVDITEVEKFRKQQNSDFEKKKISIKITILIFIMKAVAKALEKLPRFNSSLSKDGKMLILKEYINIGIAVDTSSGLYVPVLRDVNKKGVIVLSRELAEISKKTQSGGKFTALDLQGSSFTISNLGGIGGASFTPIINAPEVAILGVSRSLVKPVWNGKKFIPRLMLPLSLSYDHRVIDGADGARFITLINQIMSDIRYLIM; the protein is encoded by the coding sequence ATGGCGATAGCAATGAATATGCCAGATGTTGGTGTTAATGAAGTAGAAATAATTGAAATTATGGTGAAAGTAGGTGATTTTATTAAAGTTGGTCAATCACTTATGGTAGTAGAAAGTGATAAAGCATCTATGGATGTTCCATCTACGTTTACTGGTGTTATTGAATCTATTCCTATCAGTGTAGGAGATAAAATTAAAACTGGTTCTTTAATTATGTTTTTTGATATTAAAGATAATATAACTAAATCTATGTCTGACAATAATAAAAATAATTTGGTATCTACGTTTTCTCAAAAGAATAATCAAGATAAATTGATGAATATTGATTATCGTGGTTCGTCCTATATACATGCAACGCCATTGATTCGTCGTATGGCGCGAGAGTTTGGGATTAATCTATCTCATGTTAAAGGTAGCGGGCATAAAGGTAGGATTTTAAGAGAAGATGTTCAAAGTTATATTAAAAATTCCTTAGATTGTAATCGTTTTATTTTTAATTCTGATTTAAATTGTGTAGCGAATATTTTACATGATATATCATCTTCACCTGATATAAATTTTCGAAAATTTGGCAATGTACAGGAAGTGAAATTAAATCGTGTTCAGAAAATTTCTGGAGCTAATTTATATCGTAATTGGATAATGATTCCCCATGTTACACAATTTGATGAAGTTGATATTACTGAAGTAGAAAAATTTCGTAAACAGCAAAATTCTGATTTTGAGAAAAAAAAAATATCTATAAAAATTACTATTTTAATATTTATTATGAAAGCGGTAGCTAAAGCATTAGAAAAATTGCCACGTTTTAATAGTTCTTTATCAAAAGATGGTAAAATGTTGATTTTAAAAGAATATATTAATATTGGTATAGCAGTGGATACTTCTAGTGGATTATATGTTCCAGTTTTACGTGATGTTAATAAAAAAGGTGTAATTGTTCTTTCTCGTGAACTTGCAGAAATTTCTAAAAAGACTCAGTCTGGTGGTAAATTTACTGCTTTGGATTTACAAGGTAGTTCTTTTACTATATCTAATTTAGGTGGAATAGGTGGCGCATCGTTTACACCTATTATTAATGCACCGGAAGTAGCTATTTTGGGTGTTTCTAGATCTTTGGTTAAACCAGTATGGAATGGTAAAAAATTTATTCCTAGATTAATGCTACCATTATCGTTATCATATGATCATCGTGTTATAGATGGTGCAGATGGTGCGCGTTTTATTACCTTAATTAATCAGATTATGTCTGACATTCGCTATCTAATAATGTAG
- the aceE gene encoding pyruvate dehydrogenase (acetyl-transferring), homodimeric type: protein MSEYLIDDVDPIETSEWLQAIVAVVREEGIERARFLIDQVIITANKNGVKFYDKTVNKDYINTISVDDEPKYPGNLKLEHRICSAVRWNALIMVLRASKKKLDLGGHIASFQSAATIYEVCFNHFFRAQNEYDTGDLVYFQGHIAPGIYARAFLEGRLTEDQLDSFRQEVYQNGLSSYPHPKLMPEFWQFPTVSMGLSSIAAIYQAKFLKYLDHRGLKDTSNQTVYAFLGDGEMDEPESKGALNIATREKLDNLIFVINCNLQRLDGPVIGNGKIINELENLFIGSGWEVIKVIWGSLWDDLFRRDYSGKLIQLMNETVDGDYQTFKSKNGAYIREHFFGKYPETKDLVKNMSDDEIWSLNRGGHDAKKIFAALQKAKKTIGKPVVILAHTVKGYGMGVFAEGMNIAHQVKTITTEGMRYFRDRFRLENIGNDQIESLSYITLRSDSDEYRYLHERRRILHGFLPKRLKNFTGSLELPRFEDFQPLLGIQEKKISTTIAFIRVLNILLENKGIQNRLVPIIADEARTFGMEGLFRKIGIYSSTGQCYTPQDYGHLAYYREDLKGQILQEGISELGALSSWLAAATSYATNDYPMIPFYIFYSMFGFQRTGDLCWVAADQQARGFLIGGTSGRTTLNGEGLQHADGHSHIQSLIVPNCISYDPAFAYEVAVIIYDGLIRMYGKRAENIYYYITITNEKYFMPAIPEGVEEGIKRGIYKLESFPGDISNIQLMGSGAILQCVRKAAKILSREYGIGSDVYSVTSFTELARDGQDCERWNMLHPKKKPRIPYVSTVLNDAPVIVSTDYMKLFAEQIRGFIPSQNFFVLGTDGFGRSDSRENLRHYFEIDAGYIVVASLNRLVKIGKISVDQVINAINIFNIDVDRINPRLE, encoded by the coding sequence ATGTCTGAGTATTTAATTGATGACGTGGATCCGATCGAAACAAGTGAGTGGCTTCAAGCGATTGTTGCAGTCGTTCGTGAAGAGGGGATCGAGCGAGCACGGTTTTTGATTGATCAAGTTATAATTACAGCAAATAAGAATGGTGTAAAATTTTACGATAAAACAGTAAATAAAGATTATATTAATACTATCTCTGTTGATGATGAACCAAAATATCCCGGTAATTTAAAATTAGAGCATAGGATATGTTCTGCTGTTCGTTGGAATGCTCTTATTATGGTGTTACGAGCATCAAAAAAAAAATTGGATTTAGGTGGTCATATAGCTTCTTTTCAATCAGCTGCTACCATTTATGAGGTTTGTTTTAATCATTTTTTTAGAGCTCAAAATGAATATGACACCGGTGATTTGGTATATTTTCAGGGTCATATTGCACCTGGTATATATGCTCGTGCTTTTCTTGAGGGAAGATTAACTGAAGATCAGTTAGATAGTTTTCGTCAAGAAGTATATCAAAATGGCTTATCTTCTTATCCGCATCCAAAGTTGATGCCGGAATTTTGGCAATTCCCTACTGTTTCAATGGGTCTTAGTTCTATTGCTGCTATTTATCAGGCCAAATTTTTAAAATATTTAGATCATCGTGGTTTGAAAGACACCAGTAATCAAACAGTTTATGCTTTTTTAGGAGATGGAGAGATGGATGAACCTGAATCTAAAGGCGCTCTTAATATTGCAACTCGGGAAAAATTAGATAACCTTATATTTGTAATCAATTGTAATTTGCAACGTTTAGATGGTCCTGTCATTGGTAATGGTAAGATTATTAATGAATTAGAAAATTTGTTTATTGGATCAGGATGGGAGGTGATTAAAGTTATTTGGGGTAGTTTATGGGATGATTTATTTCGTAGAGATTATAGCGGAAAATTAATTCAGTTAATGAATGAAACAGTTGATGGAGATTACCAAACTTTTAAGTCTAAAAATGGTGCTTATATACGTGAACATTTTTTTGGTAAATATCCAGAAACAAAAGATTTAGTGAAAAATATGAGTGATGATGAAATATGGTCATTAAATCGTGGCGGTCATGATGCTAAAAAAATTTTTGCTGCTTTACAAAAAGCTAAGAAAACAATTGGAAAACCAGTTGTTATTTTAGCTCATACTGTTAAAGGTTATGGTATGGGTGTATTTGCAGAAGGTATGAATATTGCTCATCAAGTAAAAACAATAACTACAGAAGGAATGCGTTATTTTCGTGATCGTTTTAGGTTAGAAAATATTGGTAATGATCAGATTGAATCCTTATCTTATATTACTTTACGCAGTGATTCTGATGAATATAGATATTTGCATGAAAGACGTAGGATTTTGCATGGATTTTTACCTAAAAGATTAAAAAATTTTACTGGTTCATTGGAATTACCTCGTTTTGAAGATTTTCAACCATTGTTAGGAATACAAGAAAAAAAGATTTCTACTACTATTGCATTTATTCGTGTATTAAATATTTTATTGGAAAATAAAGGGATTCAAAATAGGTTAGTGCCTATTATTGCAGATGAAGCTCGTACATTTGGTATGGAAGGTTTATTTCGTAAAATTGGTATTTATAGTTCAACAGGTCAATGTTATACGCCACAAGATTACGGACATTTAGCTTATTATCGTGAAGATTTAAAAGGACAAATTTTGCAAGAAGGTATAAGTGAACTTGGTGCTCTTTCTTCTTGGTTAGCTGCAGCAACTTCTTATGCTACTAATGATTATCCTATGATTCCATTTTATATTTTTTATTCTATGTTTGGTTTTCAGAGGACGGGAGATTTATGTTGGGTTGCTGCTGATCAACAAGCACGAGGTTTTTTAATTGGAGGGACTTCTGGTCGTACTACATTAAATGGGGAAGGATTACAACATGCTGATGGTCATAGTCATATTCAATCATTGATTGTTCCTAATTGTATTTCATATGATCCTGCTTTTGCTTATGAAGTTGCCGTCATTATTTATGATGGATTAATTCGTATGTATGGTAAACGAGCAGAAAATATATATTACTACATAACCATTACAAACGAAAAATATTTTATGCCTGCTATACCAGAAGGAGTAGAAGAAGGTATTAAAAGAGGTATTTATAAATTGGAATCTTTTCCAGGTGATATAAGTAATATTCAGTTAATGGGATCAGGTGCTATTTTACAATGTGTACGTAAAGCAGCAAAAATTTTATCTAGAGAATATGGAATAGGTTCTGATGTATATAGTGTCACTTCATTTACTGAGTTAGCTCGAGATGGACAAGATTGTGAACGTTGGAATATGCTTCATCCTAAAAAGAAGCCTAGAATTCCTTATGTATCTACTGTGTTGAATGATGCACCTGTAATTGTATCTACTGATTATATGAAGTTATTTGCTGAACAGATTCGTGGATTTATTCCTTCTCAAAATTTCTTTGTTTTAGGAACAGATGGTTTCGGACGTTCAGATAGTAGAGAAAATTTACGGCATTATTTTGAAATAGATGCTGGTTATATAGTTGTAGCGTCTTTAAATAGGTTAGTAAAGATTGGTAAAATTAGTGTAGATCAGGTAATAAATGCCATTAATATTTTTAATATTGATGTTGATAGGATTAATCCTCGTTTAGAATAA
- the coaE gene encoding dephospho-CoA kinase (Dephospho-CoA kinase (CoaE) performs the final step in coenzyme A biosynthesis.) → MNFIIALTGGICSGKSTISNIFSHLGITVIDADCIARKILQPKSQNILSITERFGMSILNQNGTLNRKILRKKIFNNTTDRIWLNKLLHPLIRKETKKQFKSTKSPYIIWNIPLLVENNLKKIANRILVIDTNPDNQIIRIINRDNICKTQAKKILDSQTNRQSRLNIAHDLIQNDRLKKIDIINNIIDLHKFYLKISK, encoded by the coding sequence ATGAACTTCATTATTGCTCTTACAGGAGGTATTTGTAGTGGGAAAAGTACAATATCAAATATCTTTTCTCATTTAGGTATCACTGTAATAGATGCTGATTGTATTGCTAGAAAAATTTTACAACCGAAAAGTCAAAATATACTTAGTATTACTGAAAGATTTGGTATGTCTATACTAAATCAAAATGGAACATTAAACAGAAAAATTCTTAGAAAAAAAATTTTTAATAATACTACAGATAGGATATGGCTTAACAAGCTTCTCCATCCATTAATTCGTAAAGAAACTAAAAAACAATTTAAATCAACAAAATCACCATATATAATCTGGAATATACCTCTTCTTGTCGAAAATAATTTAAAAAAAATAGCAAATCGCATTTTAGTAATAGATACAAATCCTGACAACCAAATCATCAGAATCATAAATAGAGATAATATCTGTAAAACCCAAGCCAAAAAAATATTAGATTCACAAACAAATCGTCAATCTCGTTTAAATATAGCACATGATCTTATTCAGAATGACAGATTAAAGAAAATAGATATAATAAACAACATTATCGATTTACATAAATTTTATCTTAAGATAAGTAAATAA
- a CDS encoding SEC-C metal-binding domain-containing protein, giving the protein MSKISKFLFNSSLTAKEISRNEDCPCKSGKRFKQCHGKL; this is encoded by the coding sequence ATAAGTAAAATTAGTAAATTTTTATTTAATTCTTCTTTAACAGCTAAAGAAATAAGTAGGAATGAGGATTGTCCTTGTAAATCTGGTAAAAGGTTTAAACAATGTCATGGTAAATTATAA
- the lpxC gene encoding UDP-3-O-acyl-N-acetylglucosamine deacetylase — protein sequence MIKQRTLRRIVQITGIGLHTGKEVTLTLRPAEANTGIIYRRIDLTPPVDFQMNVTAVRDTTLCTCLVNELGVRVSTVEHLNAAQAALGIDNVIIEVDAPEIPIMDGSASPFVYLFLDAGIEELNSAKKFLRLKQVIRVEDGDKWAALAPFDGFQLDFTIDYQHPVIDINLQRYFFNFSAESFVKQISRARTFGFIRDIKKLRSRGLLLGGSFDCAVVMDDDKILNQDGLRFNNELVRHKMLDAIGDLFICGYNLIGSFTAFKSGHALNNKLLQAVLQTREAWEVVTFDDNESKLPLMFKYSHLLWHDQLN from the coding sequence ATGATTAAACAAAGGACATTAAGACGTATTGTACAAATTACCGGCATAGGACTACATACTGGGAAAGAAGTAACTTTAACATTGCGTCCTGCAGAAGCGAATACTGGAATTATTTATCGTCGCATAGATCTAACACCACCTGTAGATTTTCAGATGAACGTTACTGCAGTACGTGATACTACATTGTGTACTTGTTTGGTTAATGAATTAGGTGTACGTGTTTCTACTGTAGAACATTTAAATGCAGCTCAGGCTGCTTTGGGAATTGATAATGTTATTATAGAAGTTGATGCGCCTGAAATTCCTATTATGGATGGTAGTGCAAGTCCTTTTGTTTATTTGTTTTTAGATGCTGGTATTGAGGAATTGAATAGTGCAAAAAAATTTTTACGTCTTAAACAAGTAATCCGTGTTGAAGATGGAGATAAATGGGCTGCGCTTGCTCCATTTGACGGCTTTCAATTAGATTTTACTATTGATTATCAACATCCTGTCATTGATATAAATTTACAGCGTTATTTTTTTAATTTTTCAGCTGAATCTTTTGTAAAACAAATTAGCAGAGCACGTACATTTGGTTTTATACGTGATATAAAAAAATTGCGATCTCGTGGTCTTTTGTTAGGCGGTAGTTTTGATTGTGCTGTTGTAATGGATGACGATAAGATTTTAAATCAAGATGGGTTACGGTTTAATAATGAATTAGTCAGGCATAAGATGCTTGACGCTATTGGTGATTTATTTATTTGTGGTTATAATTTAATAGGTTCTTTTACTGCTTTTAAATCTGGACATGCTTTAAATAACAAATTGCTGCAGGCTGTTTTGCAAACCAGAGAGGCATGGGAAGTTGTTACCTTTGATGATAATGAATCTAAATTACCGCTAATGTTTAAATATTCACATTTGTTATGGCATGATCAGTTGAATTAA
- the ftsZ gene encoding cell division protein FtsZ, which yields MFEPMELTSDAVIKVVGVGGGGGNAVEHMVREHIEGVDFFVINTDAQALRKMSVGQTIQIGSNITKGLGAGSNPEIGRTAAEEDRDILRVALEKADMVFIAAGMGGGTGTGAAPVVAEMAKELGVLTVAVVTKPFSFEGKKRMAFAEQGIAKLAKYVDSLIIIPNDKLLKVLGRGVSLLDAFAAANDVLKGAVQGIAELITCPGLMNVDFADVRTVMSEMGYAMMGSGIACGDDRAEEAAEIAISSPLLEDIDLSGARGVLVNITSGFDLRLDEFETVGNTIRSFASDNATVVIGTSLDPEINNEIRVTVVATGIGMDKRSEIMLVTDKQDVSNSINNRYCGSSSMSSFLQEQGKATSTQVNNKEDMQINKEPDYLDIPTFLRK from the coding sequence ATGTTTGAGCCTATGGAGTTAACTAGCGATGCAGTTATTAAAGTAGTTGGAGTAGGTGGTGGAGGTGGTAATGCTGTTGAACATATGGTACGTGAACATATTGAAGGTGTAGATTTTTTTGTAATTAACACTGATGCACAAGCATTGAGAAAGATGTCTGTGGGGCAAACAATTCAGATAGGTAGTAATATTACAAAGGGTTTAGGTGCAGGTTCTAATCCAGAGATAGGTCGTACTGCAGCAGAAGAAGATCGAGATATATTGAGAGTCGCATTAGAGAAAGCTGATATGGTGTTTATTGCTGCCGGGATGGGTGGTGGCACTGGTACTGGTGCAGCTCCGGTAGTAGCGGAGATGGCAAAGGAACTAGGTGTTTTAACTGTAGCTGTAGTCACTAAGCCCTTCAGTTTTGAAGGTAAGAAACGTATGGCGTTTGCTGAACAAGGGATTGCTAAACTTGCTAAGTATGTTGATTCTTTAATTATTATTCCAAATGATAAATTACTTAAAGTGTTAGGTAGAGGAGTTTCTTTATTAGATGCTTTTGCCGCAGCTAATGATGTATTAAAAGGTGCTGTACAAGGTATTGCAGAGTTAATCACATGTCCTGGATTAATGAATGTAGATTTTGCTGATGTGCGTACAGTTATGTCTGAAATGGGTTATGCTATGATGGGATCAGGAATTGCTTGCGGTGATGATCGTGCTGAAGAGGCAGCCGAAATTGCTATTTCTAGCCCCTTATTAGAGGATATAGATTTGTCTGGGGCTCGTGGTGTGTTAGTGAATATTACTTCTGGTTTTGATTTACGTTTAGATGAATTTGAAACTGTAGGTAATACTATTCGTTCTTTTGCTTCTGATAATGCTACTGTTGTAATTGGAACATCTTTGGATCCGGAAATTAACAATGAAATACGTGTAACTGTAGTTGCAACTGGGATCGGTATGGATAAACGTTCAGAAATAATGTTAGTTACAGATAAACAAGATGTTTCAAATAGTATCAATAATCGTTATTGTGGATCTTCTAGCATGTCCAGTTTTTTACAAGAACAAGGCAAGGCAACATCAACTCAAGTAAATAACAAGGAAGACATGCAAATTAATAAAGAACCTGATTATCTAGATATACCTACTTTTTTAAGAAAATAA
- the ftsA gene encoding cell division protein FtsA: MIKVLDKRLVVGLEIGTAKVVTLVGEILPDSMVNIIGFGSYPSRGVDKGGVNDLESVIKCIQRAVDDAEAMADCQISSVYLALSGKHITCQNEIGIVPISEEEVTQEDVDNVVHTAKSVRVCDEHRILHVIPQDYAIDYQEGIKNPLGLSGIRMQAKVHLITCHNDMAKNIVKAVERCGLKVDQLIFAGLATGYAVLTDDERELGVCVVDIGGGTMDIAIYTDGALRHIKVIPYAGKVVTSDIAYAFGTPFHEAEIIKIRYGCALHSIVGKEESIDVPSVGGRPSRSLQRQILAEVIEPRYIELLNLVNDEILRLQAQLHQQGVKNHLAAGVVLTGGGSQIDGLVSCAQKVFNTQVRIGSPLNITGLIGHVQKPYYSTVVGLLHYGKVSHLNNDLEIDRRTSFIAWFRHISSWFRKEFLVYIFSLLII; this comes from the coding sequence AGAAATTGGTACAGCTAAAGTTGTTACGTTAGTTGGTGAAATATTACCTGATAGTATGGTAAATATTATTGGATTTGGTAGTTATCCGTCTCGTGGAGTGGATAAAGGTGGTGTAAATGATTTAGAGTCGGTAATCAAGTGTATACAGCGTGCCGTTGATGATGCTGAAGCAATGGCAGATTGTCAAATTTCATCTGTATATCTTGCATTATCAGGAAAACATATTACTTGTCAAAATGAAATTGGTATTGTTCCTATTTCAGAGGAAGAGGTTACACAGGAAGATGTAGATAATGTAGTACATACAGCTAAGTCAGTGCGTGTATGTGATGAACATCGTATTTTGCATGTTATCCCCCAGGATTATGCTATTGATTATCAAGAAGGTATTAAAAATCCTTTAGGTTTATCTGGAATAAGAATGCAGGCTAAAGTGCATTTAATTACGTGTCATAATGATATGGCAAAAAATATCGTTAAAGCAGTAGAACGATGTGGATTAAAAGTGGATCAATTAATTTTTGCTGGATTAGCTACTGGATATGCAGTTTTGACTGATGATGAACGTGAATTAGGTGTGTGTGTTGTAGATATTGGGGGTGGTACTATGGATATAGCAATTTATACAGATGGAGCATTACGTCATATCAAAGTTATTCCTTATGCTGGTAAAGTAGTAACTAGTGATATTGCATATGCTTTTGGGACTCCTTTTCATGAAGCTGAAATTATAAAAATTCGTTATGGTTGTGCTTTGCATTCTATCGTTGGTAAAGAAGAAAGTATTGATGTACCCAGTGTGGGTGGCCGTCCATCACGTAGTTTACAGCGTCAAATTTTAGCAGAAGTAATTGAACCTAGATATATTGAATTGTTAAATTTAGTAAATGATGAAATTTTACGATTGCAAGCTCAACTTCATCAACAGGGAGTAAAGAATCATTTAGCGGCAGGTGTTGTGTTAACTGGTGGTGGATCTCAAATTGATGGGTTGGTTTCTTGTGCACAAAAAGTCTTCAATACTCAAGTACGCATTGGGTCCCCATTAAATATTACCGGATTAATAGGTCATGTACAGAAACCTTATTATTCTACTGTTGTTGGTTTATTGCATTATGGTAAGGTTTCTCATTTAAATAATGATCTTGAAATAGATAGACGTACTTCATTTATTGCTTGGTTTAGACATATCAGTAGTTGGTTTAGAAAGGAATTTTTAGTGTATATATTCAGTTTATTAATAATTTAA